CTAGACTGCTCTCAGACTGAATTGTGTAGACCACGTATGACCTCCCAACCCGATTCTCCAGATACTGCCCCCGCTGAATCCGTTGCTGAATCCGCTGAACCCCTTGCGCCAACGCCCGCCTTTGGCTGGACAGCCTACGCTGAACAGATCAATGGCCGCTTTGCCATGCTGGGCTTCATCGTGCTGCTGTTGATTGAGCTAGCCACCCGCCAAGATCTCTTCTCTTGGTTGGGGTTGCGGTAAGAATTGGGGGCGATCGCTGCAGGATGGAAAGCGATCGCCCCTAGACTTAGCGAACGGTGAGGGTATAGCGCCCTTGTCCGGTATTGTCGTAGGAATTGGCCAAAATCACATAGGTGCCGGTACGCGGCAGGGTGGTGACAATACGTGAGTTGAGGGTATTGGGCCCGACGTCATCATTTTGGTCAATCAGTTCGCCATTGGGGCCTAGCAAGATGAGATAGGTATCAAACTCATTGCTTTCCATGGAAATGGTCACGGTCTGTCCAGAGGTGCCATAGAAGGTATGTTCTTGATAGTAGCTGCCATCTTCTTGCAAAATCAGCGAGCCGGGGCCTAGCCGTCCTTGGTCATTTAAAATCAAGCCGTTGGTCGTGGGATTGCTGGGGCGCGGTGAATTGGCGGCGGAGTTAGACTCTCGTACCTGCAGGCTATAGCGTCCGGTTTCACCATCCTGATAGGAATTGGCAAAAATAGTATAGGTTCCGTTGGCGGGGAGGGTGGCTTCAATTCTGGAGTTTGTGCCACCAGCACCGTCATCGTCTTGCATAATATCGACACCGTTGGGGTCTAGCAGCACGAGGTAGGTATCAAAGTCATTGCTGCTCATGTCGATGACGATGCGCTGTCCGGCTCGCCCCTCAAAGTTGTAGACGTTGAAGTAGCTATTGTCAAAGGGCAGAACATTACTGCTGGTATCGAGTTGTCCGCTGGTGGCCGCGCCGTTCACGGTGATGCGTTCGGCGGGGCGACTGACGGTGTTGCTGGGGCGCTGGGCGACGGTGGGGGCTCGTCCTTCCCGCACGGCAGTGAGAAAGGGCTGGACGCGATCGCTAGAAATGGCGAAGCCAATGCCGATATTGCCGCCTTCTCCTGCGGTGAAAATTGCTGTGTTGACGCCGATGAGCTGTCCTTGGCTGTTGAGCAGCGGCCCGCCAGAGTTGCCCCGATTAATAGCTGCATCGGTTTGAATCATGCCGCGCTCAGGATCAATGCGGCTGACGATGCCCACGGTGAAGGTATTTTGGAATTGGCCGAAGGGGTTACCAATGGCAAATGCCGATTGCCCAACCGCCACCGATCCGGGCGGCGCTAGGGGAAGGGTGGGTAAATTGCTTTGCCCACGGAGGCGAATGGCTGCCAAATCTAGGCCATCTTCGGCATAGGCGATCACATCTCCTTGGATGCGCTGCCCGTCGGACAAAATAACGGTGACCGTACTGGTCGATCCCACCACATGGGCATTGGTGAGCACCAAGCCATCTGCGGTGATAATACTGCCGCTGCCAGTGCTATCGCCGGCCTCAATGGACACAACGGCTGGACTCGCATCTCGATAGATCCGTACTCGGGTTTCCTCTTCTACATTTTGGGCAAGGGCTGATGCCGTAGGTTGCCCAAAGCGGCTGAGGTTGAGGAGATCGATAGGCATGGCCATATCAAGACCATGCAGAGCGATCGCTGCTGTGGTGGACAGAAGACCGAAGGCAACACGATGGCGCAGTAAGTGTTTCATGGGAATCGGTAAAAAGGTCACGACGGGCGGGCAATGAGCGATCGTCAATAGCTATGGTATGGGCGGCTCCATGCCCATCCTGCCTGCAATGGATGCTGAGATAACGGGAGGGCGATGCTCTGGAGCGGCATTCTGCTAACTAGACGGGATAGGACTACAGTCTAGCCATGATTTAGCGATCGCTTTGGAGCGTTCACGGCTAGGAGATCAGGATGTTTGTTGCCAAACGCTGATCGATACTGCCAAACACTGAACTGCCAAACACTGATCAATACACTGATGCGATCGCCTATTCCGCGTTGATCAAGCTATGGTTCAGTTCTATCATCTAGGGCTGGGCCATGGCAGTTAGACTGTACACCTTATCAAGCGACACATAGGGTGGAACTTCTCAACGGCTCAACCAGTCTCGTCTGGGTTGAGTCATGGATCTGCTCAGGCAGGGCGATCGCTATGATCTAAGACGGTCGTCTAGCCCTCGTCGTTCCACCCAGGCTGACCAGATCTATGTGGCGCTGAGCACTAGGTTATCGCGATGCACCACGGTCTCGGGAGCGATGTAGCCGAGCAGGGCGGAAATCTGTTCCGACTGACGACCTTGAATTTTTTGCAGCTCATCACTGGTGAAGTTCACCAAGCCGCGAGCAATCTCCCGACCTTGGCGATCGCAGAGCTGGACGGCGTCCTGCTGCTGAAATTCTCCTTCCACTTCGGTGATGCCTGCCGCAAGCAGCGATCGCCCGGCTTCTTGAATGGCCGTGACGGCACCGGCATCTAGGTATAGCTTACCCGACGGGACGAGCCCATTGGCAATCCAGCGCTTGCGGGCCTTGTTGGGCTGGGGTTGGGGTTCAAACTGGGTGCCGAGGGGTTCGCCGTTGAGGATTTTGAGAATATTTTGGGGCGATCGCCCTTCGGTAATGGCCATGCGTACGCCTGCGGTGGTGGCAATGCGGGCTGCGGCAATTTTGGTCACCATGCCGCCGGTGCCCCAGCTTGAGCCGCGATCGCCCACTTCGACCATTTCCGACAGTTCGTCAATGCGCTCCACTTGGATAATCGGCTGGGCATCGGGATGGTAGCGCGGGTCGGCGGAATAGAGGCGATCTACATCGGTGAGCAAAAACAGCCAATGGGCATCGACTAAGCTGGCGACGAGGGCTGACAGGGTATCGTTGTCGCCAAACTTGAGTTCATCCACCGCCAGGGTATCGTTTTCGTTGACGATGGGGATCACGTTCAGCCGCAGCAGTTCCTGAAAGGTGCGATAGGCGTTGACATAGCGACTGCGCTGCACCAAGTCGCTACGGGTGAGCAACACCTGGGCGATGGGCTGCTGCAGGGTGGTAAACAGGTCATCGTAGACCCGCATCAACCGTCCTTGTCCTACAGCGGCGACGGCTTGCTTGGTGGCCATCGCTTTGGGGCGCTCGGTCATGCCCAGCCGCGCACAGCCGACCCCCACGGCTCCGGAGGAGACTAGGATCACCCGATGCCCCCGCCGCCGCAGTTGGCTGAGGGTTTCCACTAAGGCCGCGATGGTTGAAATTGACAGCAGACCCGTTTCTGCATGGGTCAGGCTAGAGGTACCAATTTTGATGACTAACGTTTGTGGGGTCATGGGGCGATCGCAAACAGGGCATCCCAAATTGTGACGGACAAATCCTTTCCTGCCAAGTCTATGGACTATCTAGGGAGGAAACTAGGTTAATGTTGGGGAATAGCGCCCACCGATTCTGGAATCATAATCACAAACTCGGTGCCGACACCGGGGGTGGAGTGGCAGGTGAGGGATCCTTTGTGGCGATCGCAAATGACTTGATGGCTGATGGATAGCCCCAGCCCCGTGCCTTTGCCGACTGGTTTGGTGGTGAAAAAGGGATCGAAGAGCTGCCGTCGCACCGACTCTGGCATCCCCGGGCCGTTGTCTACAATGCGGATCCGGATCCAGCCGGGGGTGGCTCGTTCTGTATGAATGGCGATCGCTGCCTTGGTGCCTTGATAAACCTCGGGATGATCCTTCATATGGTCTTCCAGGGCATCAATGGCGTTGGATAAAATATTCATAAACACCTGATTAACTTGCCCGGCGTAGCATTCCACCAACGGCAGATCGCCATACTGTTTCACCACGTCAATCCCCTCACTGTTGTGCTTGGGCTTGAGGCGATTGTGCAAAATCAACAGGGTGCTATCGATGCCTTCATGGATATTGACGGCTTTTAAATCGGCTTCATCAAGCCGGGAGAAGGTGCGCAGGGAATAGACAATTTCCCGAATGCGTTCTGCACCAATGCGCATGGATCCCAGCAGTTGGGGTAGGTCTTCCACCAGGAAATCCAGATCCATGTCTTCAATCTGAGTCTCGATCTCTTCGCCGGGACTTGGATAGCGCTGGCGATAGTGGCCCAGCAGGCTCACAATATTGCGGATGTAGTCGGTGGCGTGGGTTAAGTTGCCATAGATGAAGTTAACGGGGTTGTTAATCTCGTGGGCGACGCCGGCCACCAGTTGCCCCAAGCTAGACATTTTCTCGCTTTGCACCAGTTGGGCCTGGGTGCGCTGGAGATCGTGGAGGGCATGTTCGAGATCGGCGGTCTGCTGCCGGAGCTGGGCTTCTGCTTGCTTGCGTTGGCTGATGTCTCGGAAATACCAAACCCGGCCGTAGAATTCACCGGCGGGCGATCGCACGGGAGCAGAATAGCAATCGAGCACCCGGCCGTCCTGAAGCTGTAACTCTTCCCGGTTGGATTGGTCAGGATGTTCGTAGAGAAAATCCACGGTGCTTAGGAAGTTGTCGCTGTCGATCAACTGATCCAATAGCCGCTGGATTAATAAGCGATCGCCCCCGGTGGCAATCTGATCCGGCAAAATGCCCCAAATGCCGCAGAACTGCTGGTTATAGGAGACAATGCGCCGATGTTCATCCAGGATCAAGATCCCGTCAATGGAGGCTTCTCGCTGGGCACGAAGAATGGCGTTACTGCGCTTGAGAGCCCGTTCCGATCGCCGCCGTTCGGTCACATCCATGACAGCAGACACCACCCCTAACATTTCGCCGTTGGGTGCCATCAGCGGCGTGTTGTACCATTCGCAGAAAATCACGCGCCCATCCTGGGTGATGTTTTCGTTGGTACTGCGACTGCTTTGCTTGGTTGTGGATAGATGAACAAAAATATCTTGAACCTGATCGTGGAACCACTCAGGGACTAAAAAGTGGAAGGCTTGCCCGACCGCCTGCTCACGGGTGTGACCAAAAATGCGCTCGGCCGATGGATTCCAGTCTAAGATTTGCCCATCGGGCGTCCAGTCGATCACCGCTAGAGGCGTTTGCTGAATCAGCAAGGAGAGCCGTTGCTGCGACTCCCGCAGTTTTTCCTGGGCTCGTTCCCGCTGGGTAATATCAACCGCCATGGACGAAATACCCACGACATCGCCTGTGGTGGTCACCAACGGCACGTCATACCATTCACAGATGACGCGATCGCCATCTTTGGTCACATTCTCGCCCACCTCTCGCAAAATTCGAGGGCTAAGGATCAGTTGGCTCATCACCTGCCGCACTTGGGGGCGTCGCCAGTCGGGAATCAAAAAGCCCAGGGGTGCCCCCATGACCTCATCCTTGGAATAGCCAAAGATGCGCTCAGCTGCAGGGTTCCATTCCCGCAGATTTAAATCAATGTCCCATTCCATGATGGCGACGGGCGTTTGCTCAAACAGCAGAGCCAGGCGTTGGCGGGAGTCTTGTAGGGCGGCCTCTGCTAGCTTGCGGTCGGTAATATCTTCAAAGGTGCCCAGCACGCCGACAATATTGCCTTGGCTATCCCGCAGCGGCACTTTGTTGGTATCAATCCAGCGCAGTTCACCCTCGGCATTTTGCTGCTGGCTAATCAGATGCACCATGGGCTGGCCCGTGGCGATCACGTGGCGATCGGCGGCGCGATAATCGTTGGCCTGCTCCGGTGCCCAGCCTAGGTCATAATCGGTTTTGCCGATTATGTTGGTTGCAATCTGGGGCGGCATGGTCTTGAGGAATTTGCTGTTGCCGCCGAGATAGCGCAGATCGAGATCTTTCCAGAACACCACTTGAGGAATGTTGTCCATCACCAGTTGCAGCAAATGGCGCGATTCTCGCAGTTGCAGATCGGTTTGGTGGCGGGCGATCGCCCCTCCTAAGCTACTGGCGGCTGCCCGCAAAATGGACTGTTCGCTATTCGACCATGGGCGCTCAGCCTGGCAGTCATCACAGCCCACAAATCCCCAAATGATGCCTTCAATCTCAATGGGCATGAGGATCAGTGACTGGGTTTGGCGTTGCTCTAAATAGGTGCGTAGGGCGGGTGGACAGGCGGAGGCGATCGCCATCACCGGCTGCCCCTGGGCTAAGGTTTGGTACCACTCTAGGGATACTTTTTGGTAGGGCAGATTTTGCAACTGGGGATTGTGTAGGTCTGAGGGAATGGCGGGGGCAACCCATTCATAGCGTTGATTGAGCCGTGGTTCGCTAGTTTCACCATGCCAGCTATGTTCAAACACATACACCCGATCTACCTGGGCTGTGGTTCCCAAAATGTATAGGGCCTGATTCACCGCTTGGTCATGATCAGCCATGGTCAAGAGGGTGCTGTTGGCTAGGGCAACCCCATTCAGCAAGCGATCGCGGGTTTGTAAATCTTGCTCAAACTGTTTGCGATCGGTAATGTCTGTGGCAATGCCGCAAATGCCGTAGGGCTGATTATCGTGGTCGAACAGCGGAAACTTGACCGATAAGTAGGTGCGTTCTTCGCCGTTGATGGCGATCAATTCTTCAAACTTGCTGGGGGTATTGGTCGCCAGGGTTTGCTGATCGTTCTGACGAAAAATATCCGCCAGCTCCTTCGGAAAAATATCATAGTCGGTGTGCCCCAAAATCTCTGTCGAGGAGCGCCCCTGAATGGCCTGGGTTCCTTGGTTGGCAAAGATATATTGACCCTCTAAATCTTTGACGAAGATGCCCGCAGACGTATTGTCTAAAATATCGCGCAGTTGCTTTTGGCTACGCTTCAGGGCTTTTTCGGCCCGGCGACGCTCGGTAATGTCAAGGGCGATCCCAATCACCCCACAGACGTGATGGGTGTCATCGAATAGGGGCGCATAGTGGTTTTCGTAGGTGATCTCGCCGACGCGCGTCACGTAGATAGACTGCTCATAGTTAGGCTGTTGCCCCGACAGCACTTTTTGTAAAAACTCATGAATGCTGTGGCTATCGGGGTAGACGTCATACACGGACTGGCCAACCACCTCCCCCGGCTTCAGCCCTAGGTTGGCCAGCCCACTGCCTTCCGACAGAATAAATTGACCCTCTAAGTCGATGGCATAGAGAATAATGGGCGCACAGGACAGGAGCAGTTCCAGCCGAGCCTTGCTTTGCTGGAGTTCACGGGTACGGTCGGCGACGATCGCTTCCAGTTGGGTATTGAGCTGGTTGAGGGCGGCTTCACTCTGTTTGCGATCGCTAATGTCAAAAATTGCGCCATCCACATGCATGGGGCAGCCGTTGGCATCAAACACGGCCCGCCCCCGTTCCGATACCCAGCGAATACTTCCGTCTCGATGGCAGATGCGATATTCCACCTTGAAGGGCTGCCGTTGGGCGATCGCTTCAGCAATGTCCGCGTTGACGCGATCGCGATCCTCAGGATGGGTAATGCTATCGAGGGTTTGAGATTGGTCGAGCCAAAATTCTTCCGCCCGATAGCCGGTGATGTCTTCAATCACATGGGTGATGTAGTCAATCACCCAGGGGGAGGCACAGCCGGTGCGATAGATGGCTCCGGGCACGTTGTGGACTAGATTTTGCACACTCGTTTCAATGTCATACACCCAGCGACCGACCAGGGTGGGTTGGAGACTCGAACCATGGGAATCTGGGAGCGGCTGCATGGGAATCCATAGACCATCCCAAAGAATCTCGCCGTCGGCTTTAGGAGACGGATGTGCCAGGGTTTGCAGCCATTGTTCCTGCCCTTGGGGGCTTTGCCAACGGCCGCGCCACGACCAAGGTTGCCAGGTTTGAGCGGCCTGGTGGAGCGATCGCCAAAAAGACTCTACGTCGTCAGGATGAAGGCGATCGCAAAAGTGGTGCAGATCGCCTTGGAGAGCCGTTGCATCCAAGTGGAGTGCCCGGAGGCAACAGGGATCAATCCAGCGCAGTGTGGCTCCATTCTGGTGCTGTACCAGTTGATAGGCCATGCTAGGGATGTCATCTGCCACTCGCTCAAAGCGAGACTGGGGAGCATTCATCAGGGATATTCTCTAACAAGCTAATCGCAACATCAGGGCTACCCCCGTGGAAGCAGCACCTGGTTTTGTATCGGTATGACCCTAGCGGCCCTAGGATGGGGCCTTGGTGGAATAACTCAACGTCGTGTCCTAGGAAGTATGCCCAATCGGGCACAAGACTTAACAGATTCAGCGCGGCTGCGATGGTCAGCAAGCGGATGCTCCAAGGGTTTAGTTAGAGATATTGTTAGGATTTCTTGACGTGATTAGCGCTGGGTAGATGATAGATCAGCGTTAGGTCTGCGACCCGATCCCATCATGTCGCAGATGCTCTATTCAGGCTGTATAGCTGTATAAGAAATTAGATTACTCTAACCTGCTAGGATATTGAGCGGACTTGTCGATCAAGTTTGGTT
This region of Leptolyngbya sp. CCY15150 genomic DNA includes:
- a CDS encoding trypsin-like peptidase domain-containing protein; this translates as MKHLLRHRVAFGLLSTTAAIALHGLDMAMPIDLLNLSRFGQPTASALAQNVEEETRVRIYRDASPAVVSIEAGDSTGSGSIITADGLVLTNAHVVGSTSTVTVILSDGQRIQGDVIAYAEDGLDLAAIRLRGQSNLPTLPLAPPGSVAVGQSAFAIGNPFGQFQNTFTVGIVSRIDPERGMIQTDAAINRGNSGGPLLNSQGQLIGVNTAIFTAGEGGNIGIGFAISSDRVQPFLTAVREGRAPTVAQRPSNTVSRPAERITVNGAATSGQLDTSSNVLPFDNSYFNVYNFEGRAGQRIVIDMSSNDFDTYLVLLDPNGVDIMQDDDGAGGTNSRIEATLPANGTYTIFANSYQDGETGRYSLQVRESNSAANSPRPSNPTTNGLILNDQGRLGPGSLILQEDGSYYQEHTFYGTSGQTVTISMESNEFDTYLILLGPNGELIDQNDDVGPNTLNSRIVTTLPRTGTYVILANSYDNTGQGRYTLTVR
- the proB gene encoding glutamate 5-kinase, which produces MTPQTLVIKIGTSSLTHAETGLLSISTIAALVETLSQLRRRGHRVILVSSGAVGVGCARLGMTERPKAMATKQAVAAVGQGRLMRVYDDLFTTLQQPIAQVLLTRSDLVQRSRYVNAYRTFQELLRLNVIPIVNENDTLAVDELKFGDNDTLSALVASLVDAHWLFLLTDVDRLYSADPRYHPDAQPIIQVERIDELSEMVEVGDRGSSWGTGGMVTKIAAARIATTAGVRMAITEGRSPQNILKILNGEPLGTQFEPQPQPNKARKRWIANGLVPSGKLYLDAGAVTAIQEAGRSLLAAGITEVEGEFQQQDAVQLCDRQGREIARGLVNFTSDELQKIQGRQSEQISALLGYIAPETVVHRDNLVLSAT
- a CDS encoding chlorophyll a/b-binding protein; its protein translation is MTSQPDSPDTAPAESVAESAEPLAPTPAFGWTAYAEQINGRFAMLGFIVLLLIELATRQDLFSWLGLR
- a CDS encoding PAS domain S-box protein gives rise to the protein MNAPQSRFERVADDIPSMAYQLVQHQNGATLRWIDPCCLRALHLDATALQGDLHHFCDRLHPDDVESFWRSLHQAAQTWQPWSWRGRWQSPQGQEQWLQTLAHPSPKADGEILWDGLWIPMQPLPDSHGSSLQPTLVGRWVYDIETSVQNLVHNVPGAIYRTGCASPWVIDYITHVIEDITGYRAEEFWLDQSQTLDSITHPEDRDRVNADIAEAIAQRQPFKVEYRICHRDGSIRWVSERGRAVFDANGCPMHVDGAIFDISDRKQSEAALNQLNTQLEAIVADRTRELQQSKARLELLLSCAPIILYAIDLEGQFILSEGSGLANLGLKPGEVVGQSVYDVYPDSHSIHEFLQKVLSGQQPNYEQSIYVTRVGEITYENHYAPLFDDTHHVCGVIGIALDITERRRAEKALKRSQKQLRDILDNTSAGIFVKDLEGQYIFANQGTQAIQGRSSTEILGHTDYDIFPKELADIFRQNDQQTLATNTPSKFEELIAINGEERTYLSVKFPLFDHDNQPYGICGIATDITDRKQFEQDLQTRDRLLNGVALANSTLLTMADHDQAVNQALYILGTTAQVDRVYVFEHSWHGETSEPRLNQRYEWVAPAIPSDLHNPQLQNLPYQKVSLEWYQTLAQGQPVMAIASACPPALRTYLEQRQTQSLILMPIEIEGIIWGFVGCDDCQAERPWSNSEQSILRAAASSLGGAIARHQTDLQLRESRHLLQLVMDNIPQVVFWKDLDLRYLGGNSKFLKTMPPQIATNIIGKTDYDLGWAPEQANDYRAADRHVIATGQPMVHLISQQQNAEGELRWIDTNKVPLRDSQGNIVGVLGTFEDITDRKLAEAALQDSRQRLALLFEQTPVAIMEWDIDLNLREWNPAAERIFGYSKDEVMGAPLGFLIPDWRRPQVRQVMSQLILSPRILREVGENVTKDGDRVICEWYDVPLVTTTGDVVGISSMAVDITQRERAQEKLRESQQRLSLLIQQTPLAVIDWTPDGQILDWNPSAERIFGHTREQAVGQAFHFLVPEWFHDQVQDIFVHLSTTKQSSRSTNENITQDGRVIFCEWYNTPLMAPNGEMLGVVSAVMDVTERRRSERALKRSNAILRAQREASIDGILILDEHRRIVSYNQQFCGIWGILPDQIATGGDRLLIQRLLDQLIDSDNFLSTVDFLYEHPDQSNREELQLQDGRVLDCYSAPVRSPAGEFYGRVWYFRDISQRKQAEAQLRQQTADLEHALHDLQRTQAQLVQSEKMSSLGQLVAGVAHEINNPVNFIYGNLTHATDYIRNIVSLLGHYRQRYPSPGEEIETQIEDMDLDFLVEDLPQLLGSMRIGAERIREIVYSLRTFSRLDEADLKAVNIHEGIDSTLLILHNRLKPKHNSEGIDVVKQYGDLPLVECYAGQVNQVFMNILSNAIDALEDHMKDHPEVYQGTKAAIAIHTERATPGWIRIRIVDNGPGMPESVRRQLFDPFFTTKPVGKGTGLGLSISHQVICDRHKGSLTCHSTPGVGTEFVIMIPESVGAIPQH